A part of Paraburkholderia largidicola genomic DNA contains:
- a CDS encoding TRAFs-binding domain-containing protein, with protein MPRPLCFVIMPYGRKPTQADATRGPGEIDFNALWDRAYVPVIESLGYDAVRADQDTGSMIITQMLERIYYADLVLADMTIPNGNVYYEVGIRHAAKPTGCVLLAADWSQPLFDVAQLRTVRYPLANGDIDDATAQRIRDTISPGIEALAVGPSPMFEAIKGYPSSPEPALASTMKQRMAELAAFQSAIRGVRLLPKPQRMARAQELVKKHGVPPLMASVVFALLLLLRDSIEVPEDWNKLLAFIDALPDDFREQSEVQSQRAFAVSQAGDVRDAIEQLEVVLEMAGPSVERLGLLGGRYKRLYRDTVEPFQKQQFLDQAIDCYERGMDLDLNDYYCSSNLPRLYRARNGKDDLKRAHVISAVVNAACERALRRGVTDEWLRPTWLAAAFDDGDADLAEDLAEKVAAEGVTRWKIESVLADLHASAQLEPDEARRARLVGVADKLAEQSGSEGKAG; from the coding sequence ATGCCACGACCTCTTTGCTTCGTCATCATGCCCTATGGCCGCAAGCCGACGCAGGCGGATGCCACGCGCGGCCCCGGCGAGATCGATTTCAATGCGCTGTGGGATCGTGCGTACGTGCCCGTGATCGAGTCCCTGGGCTATGACGCCGTTCGCGCGGACCAGGACACGGGCTCGATGATCATTACGCAGATGCTCGAGCGCATCTATTACGCGGATCTCGTGCTCGCCGACATGACCATCCCCAACGGCAATGTCTACTACGAGGTCGGTATCCGCCATGCGGCGAAGCCCACCGGCTGCGTCCTGCTTGCGGCGGACTGGTCGCAGCCGCTCTTCGACGTCGCGCAATTGCGCACGGTGCGCTATCCCCTTGCAAACGGCGACATCGACGATGCGACCGCGCAGCGCATTCGTGACACGATCTCGCCTGGCATCGAGGCGCTCGCGGTCGGGCCGTCGCCGATGTTCGAAGCCATCAAGGGATATCCGTCGTCTCCGGAGCCGGCCCTCGCGTCTACGATGAAGCAACGCATGGCGGAACTCGCCGCCTTTCAGTCCGCTATTCGGGGCGTACGTTTGCTACCCAAGCCGCAGCGTATGGCGCGAGCACAGGAACTCGTCAAAAAGCACGGCGTGCCGCCTTTGATGGCGAGTGTCGTATTTGCGTTGCTGCTGCTTCTGCGCGATTCGATCGAGGTCCCCGAGGACTGGAACAAGCTGCTCGCCTTCATCGACGCACTGCCGGACGACTTCCGTGAGCAGTCCGAGGTGCAGTCGCAGCGCGCATTCGCCGTGTCGCAGGCGGGCGATGTGCGCGACGCGATCGAGCAACTCGAGGTCGTGCTGGAGATGGCCGGTCCATCGGTCGAGCGTCTTGGGCTGCTGGGCGGCAGGTATAAGCGGCTCTACCGCGATACAGTCGAGCCGTTCCAGAAGCAGCAATTCCTCGATCAGGCGATCGATTGCTACGAGCGTGGCATGGACCTCGATCTCAACGACTACTACTGCTCGTCCAATCTGCCGCGCCTGTATCGCGCGCGCAATGGCAAGGATGATCTGAAGCGCGCGCATGTAATATCGGCTGTCGTGAACGCCGCATGCGAGCGTGCACTGCGGCGTGGCGTGACGGACGAATGGCTGCGGCCCACCTGGCTGGCGGCTGCCTTTGACGACGGCGACGCGGATCTCGCGGAAGATCTCGCGGAAAAAGTCGCGGCCGAAGGCGTGACGCGCTGGAAAATCGAAAGCGTATTGGCCGATCTTCACGCGAGTGCGCAACTCGAGCCGGACGAAGCGCGGCGCGCACGGCTCGTCGGCGTGGCCGACAAGCTGGCGGAGCAATCGGGTAGCGAGGGTAAGGCGGGGTGA
- a CDS encoding mannitol dehydrogenase family protein: MTAKPSLCRAALDSLNDHVSGPGWRDPRIGIVHLGIGNFHRAHEAVYTEEAMLAAGGDWGICGVTLQGDVAKRDALMAQDGLYSVVERGPEGVRVTVIRALKEVLAMPFDRARLVELLADGNVRIVSLTVTEKGYCRDTRTGDVDLDHTGIAHDLAHPEEPSTVPGILAAALRQRRNAGTPPFTVLSCDNLSHNGAALKQAVVSFARMLEPELADWIDAHVAFPSTMVDRIVPSTTDAEREAALRALHTHDAVPVPCEPFRQWVIEDRFPAGRPAWERAGAQLVDDVMPFELAKLRMLNGTHSTLAYLSMLAGFATIDEAITHPPLKALIHAMMTHEIAPTLDVPPSFDVLAYRDALLARYANAALKHRTAQIAMDGSQKIPPRLLATIEARLNAGQSIERLTLAVAAWLVFLRGQADDGTRYDISDPMAARLTANAPADPQQLVDTMLAIKEVFPPELANREVFRRALVDAVRLLQHGARQAIAIERD; this comes from the coding sequence ATGACCGCCAAGCCATCGCTTTGCCGCGCTGCACTCGACTCATTGAACGACCACGTATCGGGGCCGGGGTGGCGCGATCCACGTATCGGCATCGTTCATCTGGGGATCGGTAATTTTCATCGCGCGCACGAGGCCGTTTATACGGAAGAAGCGATGCTCGCGGCGGGTGGAGACTGGGGCATCTGCGGCGTGACGCTGCAGGGCGACGTGGCCAAGCGCGACGCATTGATGGCGCAGGATGGTCTGTATAGCGTGGTCGAACGCGGGCCTGAAGGCGTGCGCGTCACGGTGATTCGCGCGCTCAAGGAAGTGCTCGCGATGCCTTTCGACCGTGCGCGTCTTGTCGAATTGCTAGCCGATGGAAACGTGCGCATCGTGTCGCTGACAGTCACCGAGAAAGGTTATTGCCGCGATACGCGAACGGGCGACGTGGATCTGGATCACACAGGGATTGCGCATGATCTGGCGCATCCCGAGGAGCCGTCCACGGTGCCCGGCATCCTCGCCGCCGCGCTCAGGCAGAGGCGCAATGCCGGCACGCCGCCCTTCACCGTGCTGTCGTGCGACAACCTCTCGCACAACGGCGCGGCCTTGAAGCAGGCGGTCGTGTCGTTTGCCCGCATGCTCGAACCTGAACTCGCCGACTGGATCGACGCGCATGTCGCGTTTCCATCGACGATGGTGGACCGCATCGTCCCCTCCACCACCGACGCCGAACGCGAAGCGGCGCTGCGTGCCTTGCATACCCACGACGCCGTGCCCGTGCCGTGCGAGCCGTTCCGCCAATGGGTGATCGAAGACCGCTTTCCGGCGGGACGCCCTGCGTGGGAGCGAGCCGGCGCGCAACTCGTCGACGACGTGATGCCGTTCGAACTCGCCAAGCTGCGCATGCTCAACGGCACGCATTCGACGCTCGCGTATCTGTCGATGCTCGCGGGCTTTGCGACGATCGACGAAGCGATCACTCATCCGCCGCTGAAAGCACTGATCCACGCAATGATGACGCACGAAATCGCGCCGACGCTCGATGTGCCGCCCTCATTCGACGTGCTCGCCTATCGCGACGCGTTGCTTGCACGCTATGCGAACGCCGCGCTCAAGCATCGCACCGCGCAGATCGCGATGGACGGCAGCCAGAAGATTCCGCCACGGCTGCTCGCAACGATCGAGGCGCGTCTGAATGCGGGGCAATCGATCGAACGGCTCACGCTGGCCGTCGCAGCATGGCTCGTATTTCTGCGCGGCCAAGCCGACGACGGCACGCGTTACGACATCAGCGACCCGATGGCTGCACGCCTGACGGCGAACGCCCCCGCCGATCCGCAGCAACTCGTCGACACGATGCTGGCGATCAAGGAAGTGTTCCCGCCCGAACTGGCGAACCGGGAGGTTTTCCGACGGGCACTGGTGGACGCTGTCAGGCTCCTGCAACACGGAGCACGACAAGCCATTGCGATCGAGCGTGACTGA
- a CDS encoding ArsR/SmtB family transcription factor: MSTKPNPKTTDIDIDAIHKALANPARRVILAKLREPDKYFPEQELSYEHGVCAGQFDDCCGLSQSTVSAHLAALQRAGLITSKRVGQWVFFKRNEAVIEAFLAHMNADL, translated from the coding sequence ATGAGCACGAAGCCCAACCCGAAGACTACTGATATCGACATCGACGCGATCCACAAGGCGCTGGCCAACCCGGCGCGTCGCGTGATTCTTGCGAAGCTGCGCGAGCCGGATAAGTATTTCCCGGAGCAGGAGCTGTCGTACGAACACGGTGTTTGCGCCGGACAGTTCGACGACTGCTGCGGTCTGTCGCAGTCCACGGTGTCCGCGCACCTCGCCGCGTTACAGCGCGCGGGGCTGATCACGTCGAAACGTGTCGGTCAATGGGTGTTCTTCAAGCGCAACGAGGCCGTCATCGAGGCGTTCCTCGCGCACATGAACGCGGATCTCTGA